A part of Paenarthrobacter sp. A20 genomic DNA contains:
- a CDS encoding cupin domain-containing protein, translating into MAKPEFEFTPVSSVDFAPCNPHIEGLSEAILARDSDNDSVTRILKFEPGTDTSPNGVLTHDFWEEVFIFEGSFVDQRLGKTFKAGDWATRPPGMEHGPWVSENGARMFEVRYYTEPVPAERSN; encoded by the coding sequence ATGGCAAAGCCCGAATTCGAGTTCACCCCCGTTTCCTCGGTGGACTTCGCACCCTGCAACCCGCACATCGAGGGGCTGTCCGAGGCCATCCTCGCCCGCGATTCGGACAATGACAGCGTCACCCGGATCCTCAAGTTCGAGCCCGGCACGGATACCTCCCCCAACGGCGTCCTCACGCACGATTTCTGGGAAGAGGTCTTCATTTTCGAGGGCTCTTTCGTGGACCAGCGTCTCGGCAAGACCTTCAAGGCCGGCGACTGGGCCACCCGCCCACCCGGCATGGAGCACGGCCCGTGGGTCTCCGAGAATGGAGCCAGGATGTTCGAAGTCCGGTACTACACGGAGCCGGTCCCAGCGGAGCGGAGCAACTGA
- a CDS encoding 4-hydroxyphenylacetate 3-hydroxylase family protein — translation MRTGKQYLKSLNDGRTVILDGEVVGNVLEHPAFAKVARTMSELFDIAADPANGMQFHSEEIDGPANRTFAAPRTQEELVLRRQAIEKWAKHTHGWVGRSPDHVGTFFAAFGSHPDVFKNDERDFAGNVERYYKKILSENLYLSYAIIPPQVSRATTASGWEGEYLQVGVVRETEEGIIVRGSQMLATGAAIADEVFVTCIKPLGPDDVDFAISFAIPVATDGLKLYCRRPFAPAATSDFDYPLTSHYDEPDALVVFDDVLIPWDRVFINRNIDTLRRQFFDTGAHALGNWQAQIRFSTKLKFIASVARKVTQVNGTDKIPGVQEKLGELAAIVQSVESAVLAAEYTATTDDAGMRVPGKSALYGAMGLQSETYPRVISILRDLVGGGVLQLPSSIADMTSSVTRPDMERYVQSPGVSSEERVKLFKLAWDIIGSEFAGRHQQYEMFYAGAPFVVRGAYTYRNYGYDALVAELDTFLGSYSIEGSTESEGI, via the coding sequence ATGAGAACCGGTAAGCAGTATTTGAAGTCCCTGAACGACGGCCGGACAGTGATCCTCGATGGCGAGGTAGTCGGCAACGTCCTGGAACACCCGGCCTTCGCGAAGGTTGCCCGGACCATGTCCGAGCTGTTCGACATCGCGGCCGATCCCGCCAACGGAATGCAGTTCCACTCGGAGGAGATCGACGGACCGGCCAACAGGACCTTCGCCGCTCCCAGGACGCAGGAGGAACTCGTCCTGCGCCGCCAGGCAATCGAGAAATGGGCCAAGCACACCCACGGTTGGGTTGGCCGCAGCCCGGACCATGTGGGCACGTTCTTCGCCGCGTTCGGTTCCCACCCGGACGTTTTCAAGAATGACGAGCGGGACTTCGCCGGGAACGTGGAGCGGTACTACAAGAAGATCCTGTCCGAGAACCTGTACCTTTCCTACGCGATCATTCCCCCACAGGTTTCCCGCGCAACCACAGCGTCAGGTTGGGAGGGCGAATACCTGCAGGTCGGCGTCGTGCGTGAAACCGAGGAGGGCATCATTGTCCGTGGTTCGCAGATGCTCGCCACCGGTGCCGCCATTGCCGATGAAGTTTTTGTCACCTGCATCAAGCCACTGGGCCCGGACGACGTGGACTTTGCGATCAGTTTCGCCATCCCCGTGGCCACGGACGGCCTGAAGCTCTACTGCCGCCGCCCGTTCGCGCCGGCCGCCACCAGCGACTTCGACTACCCGCTGACCAGCCACTACGACGAGCCGGACGCCCTGGTGGTCTTCGACGACGTCCTCATCCCGTGGGACCGCGTCTTCATCAACCGGAACATCGACACCCTGCGCCGTCAGTTCTTCGACACCGGCGCCCACGCCCTGGGCAACTGGCAGGCCCAGATCCGTTTCTCCACCAAGCTGAAGTTCATCGCTTCCGTGGCCCGCAAGGTCACCCAGGTGAACGGCACGGACAAGATTCCCGGCGTCCAGGAGAAGCTCGGCGAGCTCGCAGCGATCGTGCAGTCCGTTGAGTCGGCGGTTCTCGCCGCCGAATACACGGCAACAACGGACGACGCCGGCATGAGGGTTCCCGGAAAGAGTGCACTGTACGGGGCCATGGGCCTGCAGTCCGAGACCTACCCGCGAGTGATCTCGATCCTGCGCGACCTGGTGGGCGGCGGCGTCCTGCAGCTTCCCTCCAGCATCGCCGACATGACCAGCAGCGTGACCCGGCCGGACATGGAACGCTACGTCCAGTCGCCCGGCGTCAGCAGCGAGGAACGGGTGAAGCTCTTCAAGCTGGCCTGGGACATCATCGGTTCCGAGTTCGCCGGCCGCCACCAGCAGTACGAGATGTTCTACGCTGGCGCACCGTTCGTGGTCCGCGGCGCCTACACCTACCGGAACTACGGCTACGACGCCCTGGTGGCGGAGCTGGACACGTTCCTCGGTTCCTACAGCATCGAGGGCTCCACCGAATCGGAGGGGATCTGA
- a CDS encoding flavin reductase family protein, with protein sequence MSLAPAFTIPDAMGMRRAMGRFLTGVAVVTTQHEDEQYGMTISSLTSISLEPPILMISLNFGTRTGEALMESGKFAVSILGAKQESVARRFAVRGGDRFGDGDFDITDNGLPVIKGALAQADCSVVQQYDVGDHQVFFGQVTTCRDRDGEVLAFKAGRFGSFSDFGHAEIPWMF encoded by the coding sequence ATGAGCCTGGCACCAGCCTTCACCATCCCCGATGCCATGGGGATGCGCCGCGCCATGGGCCGCTTCCTCACGGGCGTTGCCGTGGTCACCACCCAGCACGAGGACGAGCAGTATGGGATGACCATCAGCTCGCTGACGTCCATCAGCCTTGAGCCGCCCATCCTGATGATCTCGCTGAACTTCGGCACCCGGACCGGCGAGGCCCTGATGGAGAGCGGCAAGTTCGCGGTGTCCATCCTCGGCGCGAAGCAGGAGTCCGTGGCCCGGCGGTTCGCCGTCCGCGGCGGGGACCGCTTTGGCGACGGCGACTTCGACATCACCGACAACGGCCTTCCGGTCATCAAGGGCGCCCTCGCCCAGGCGGACTGCAGCGTGGTGCAGCAGTACGACGTCGGCGATCACCAGGTCTTCTTCGGCCAGGTCACCACGTGCCGGGACCGGGACGGCGAGGTGCTCGCGTTCAAGGCCGGCCGCTTCGGCTCGTTCAGCGACTTCGGCCATGCGGAGATCCCCTGGATGTTCTAG
- a CDS encoding MFS transporter, with amino-acid sequence MTDLKKAELRQQKHSSLPVVAASSLAGTAVEWYDFFLYGTAAALVFNKLYFPTDDPLVGTMLALGTFAAGFLARPIGAIVLGHLGDKHGRRATLVASLMLMGVATTLIAFIPSYAAIGLAAPLLLLLLRLIQGFALGGEWGGAVLLVSEHSNESARRAFWASWPNMGPPLGNLMAAGVLAILAATMPESEFLAWGWRIAFGLSALLVVIGLVLRLYVQETPLFKEAQRKREAEGNKERKMPLTILFRRNWREILIATGSRMGENAGFYIYSLFIITYVTQIMGLQRQTGLTAVMIGQGVAVVAIPILALYADKVGRKPILIGASIATMVWAFAFFALLNTGQTWGIIAAAVGGLLIFAAYSSVIGAFFSELFPTDVRYSGTSVAYNLASLIAGSLSPIIALALYSAFGTGYAIGIYLAVMGLISMVSVMFAKETKGLRLSDLDNDPHGAPEKEKA; translated from the coding sequence ATGACCGATTTGAAGAAAGCAGAACTGCGGCAACAGAAGCACTCCAGCCTGCCCGTGGTGGCTGCTTCGAGCCTGGCCGGCACGGCCGTTGAATGGTACGACTTCTTCCTCTACGGCACCGCCGCAGCGCTGGTATTCAACAAGCTCTACTTCCCTACCGACGATCCCCTGGTGGGCACCATGCTGGCCCTCGGAACGTTCGCGGCCGGCTTCCTGGCACGCCCCATCGGCGCCATAGTCCTGGGTCATCTGGGAGACAAACACGGCCGGCGCGCAACACTGGTGGCCAGCCTGATGCTCATGGGTGTCGCCACCACCCTCATCGCCTTCATCCCTTCGTACGCAGCGATCGGCCTTGCAGCACCCCTGCTCCTCCTGCTGCTCCGCTTGATTCAGGGATTTGCCCTCGGCGGCGAATGGGGCGGCGCGGTACTCCTCGTCTCCGAGCACAGCAACGAAAGCGCCCGCCGCGCGTTCTGGGCTTCGTGGCCGAACATGGGCCCACCGCTGGGCAACCTGATGGCTGCCGGCGTCCTGGCCATCCTCGCCGCCACCATGCCGGAGAGCGAGTTCCTGGCATGGGGCTGGCGCATCGCGTTCGGTTTGTCTGCACTGCTGGTAGTCATTGGCCTCGTCCTGCGGCTTTACGTCCAGGAAACCCCGCTGTTCAAGGAAGCACAGCGCAAGCGCGAAGCCGAAGGCAACAAGGAACGGAAGATGCCGCTGACCATCCTGTTCCGCCGCAACTGGCGCGAGATCCTCATCGCCACCGGCAGCCGGATGGGCGAGAACGCAGGCTTCTACATCTATTCGCTGTTCATCATTACCTACGTCACCCAGATCATGGGGTTGCAGCGGCAGACAGGCCTCACCGCCGTCATGATCGGGCAGGGCGTGGCCGTCGTCGCCATTCCCATCCTGGCGCTGTACGCGGACAAGGTAGGGCGGAAGCCCATCCTGATCGGAGCGTCGATTGCCACCATGGTGTGGGCCTTCGCGTTCTTCGCCCTGCTCAATACGGGACAGACCTGGGGAATCATTGCAGCCGCCGTGGGCGGCCTGCTGATCTTCGCCGCGTACAGCTCGGTGATCGGCGCGTTCTTCTCCGAACTTTTCCCCACGGACGTCCGGTACAGCGGCACCTCAGTGGCCTATAACCTGGCATCGCTGATCGCCGGCTCGTTGTCACCGATCATCGCCCTGGCCCTCTACAGCGCATTCGGCACCGGCTATGCGATCGGCATCTACCTCGCCGTCATGGGCCTGATCTCCATGGTCTCGGTGATGTTTGCCAAGGAAACCAAGGGCTTGCGCCTCAGCGACCTGGACAACGATCCACACGGCGCCCCGGAAAAGGAAAAAGCATGA
- a CDS encoding DUF2848 family protein, whose translation METTRQVPLTFQVVGTEKTIVVTDFHGVVAGYTGRDPKAVQHHIDELAAIGVAPPPEVPMFYRMDSDLFETSGEHDTSENLTSGEIEPLYIRHDGKYYLGIGSDHTDRDIEARDIGDSKRACPKPVAGEVIAVESLADLDLDSCTARSWVDGELYQEGSLSGLRTPADVVERLLDRTDIGDADFMCLGGTLPLLDGKFVYGTSWKLELSFPNGTTIEHNYKIRKGSLR comes from the coding sequence ATGGAAACAACAAGGCAAGTCCCGCTGACCTTCCAGGTGGTGGGCACAGAGAAAACCATCGTGGTCACGGATTTCCACGGAGTGGTGGCCGGCTACACAGGCCGGGATCCGAAGGCAGTCCAGCACCACATCGATGAACTGGCAGCCATCGGCGTAGCTCCGCCACCGGAGGTTCCCATGTTCTACCGCATGGATTCGGACCTGTTCGAGACCTCCGGCGAGCACGACACCTCGGAGAACCTGACCTCAGGCGAGATTGAACCCCTCTACATCCGCCACGACGGCAAGTACTATCTCGGCATCGGCTCGGACCACACGGACCGCGACATCGAGGCCCGGGACATTGGAGACTCCAAGCGCGCCTGCCCCAAGCCCGTCGCCGGTGAGGTCATCGCCGTCGAATCCTTGGCGGATCTCGACCTCGACAGCTGCACCGCCCGCTCATGGGTGGACGGGGAACTGTACCAAGAGGGTTCGCTGAGCGGCCTGCGCACGCCGGCCGACGTCGTCGAGCGCCTCCTGGACCGTACCGACATCGGCGACGCCGACTTCATGTGCCTCGGCGGCACCCTGCCGCTGCTGGACGGGAAGTTCGTTTATGGAACTTCCTGGAAGTTGGAGCTCTCCTTCCCGAATGGGACCACAATCGAACATAACTACAAAATCAGGAAAGGCTCACTTCGATGA
- a CDS encoding carbon-nitrogen family hydrolase codes for MKIALVQVASPDSETREDRIQRVEAILRGINGAELIVLPELWSAGYFHFDEYEALAETLTGPTVSMCSRVAKDLGVYLHLGSIIEAGDDGRLSNTSILLGPDGNVVHTYRKIHVFGYKSKEASLLTAGSSLPVVPLPFGSVAGITCYDLRFPGLWMELSDRGAEIVIVPAAWPAARREHWRLLTTARAVEHQIFVIACNAAGSQEGVELGGHSRVVDPAGNVLAEADAGESVLLVDIDPLQVQAVRSEFPVIGDRLAAYDALTV; via the coding sequence ATGAAAATCGCACTTGTCCAAGTAGCCAGCCCGGACTCCGAAACCCGCGAGGACCGCATCCAGCGCGTAGAAGCCATCCTTCGCGGTATCAACGGCGCCGAACTGATCGTCCTGCCGGAACTGTGGAGCGCCGGATACTTCCACTTCGACGAATACGAGGCCTTGGCGGAGACGCTCACCGGCCCCACAGTGTCCATGTGCTCACGGGTAGCCAAAGACCTTGGCGTATACCTTCACCTCGGCAGCATCATCGAGGCGGGCGACGACGGCCGGCTCAGCAACACCTCCATCCTGCTGGGCCCTGACGGCAACGTGGTCCACACGTATCGGAAAATCCACGTCTTCGGGTACAAGTCCAAGGAGGCAAGCCTCCTCACCGCTGGATCGTCCCTCCCCGTAGTCCCCTTGCCTTTCGGGTCCGTTGCAGGCATCACCTGCTACGACCTCCGCTTCCCCGGATTGTGGATGGAGCTGAGCGACCGCGGTGCGGAGATCGTGATCGTCCCCGCGGCCTGGCCGGCGGCCCGGCGTGAACACTGGCGCCTGCTCACCACGGCCCGGGCTGTGGAGCACCAAATCTTCGTGATCGCTTGCAATGCAGCAGGCAGCCAGGAAGGTGTGGAACTCGGCGGACACAGCCGGGTGGTGGACCCCGCCGGCAACGTCCTTGCCGAAGCGGACGCCGGGGAATCAGTGCTCCTGGTGGACATCGATCCCCTGCAGGTCCAGGCCGTCCGCAGCGAGTTCCCCGTCATCGGGGACCGCCTCGCGGCCTACGACGCACTCACCGTTTAG